One segment of Candidatus Tiamatella incendiivivens DNA contains the following:
- a CDS encoding ABC transporter ATP-binding protein/permease has translation MAFKGLRQLRRLLRYLSNRKVEFTVAMVLVILMSYTNSIVPVLIRGAIDYGIIKHNIDNALIYGGLIILAGILNGIFSFSARFFQVRASQDAVYRLRMDTFRAIQRQNMEFFDKTLVGQLISRVTNDAERITGFLSFRMRMLVYSSFLVVISLYYMYTMSSKLALIAVITILIVMSLNAVYARKVRPIYDKVRHQTGVLAGESTSSIAGIKTVKALAVENYIFGKFGGENRGLYQLNVDAARISSLYGNSPFLIIGLAMSAMLFYGGEAIIASTLTVGELTAFLTYMLVMMWPLRALGFIIGDMQRTLAAANRLFEIIDTAPAVIDSPDAVELGNIKGEILFDGVWFSYPAGKKVLQGITFKVKPGEKLLITGPPGTGKSTILKLIARLYTPTKGKILLDGIELSRVKQESLRKIIAYVPQEPFIFNRSLRENISLAKPDASLDEIMNAASIAKIHEFIKKLPNGYDAIVGERGITLSGGQRQRIAIARALLANPKLILLDDPVSNLDAETEEALVNDLKEILADKTAVIVSQRLSLAKIADRIIVLSRGMIVEEGKHEELLARKGVYYELYKSMTGVARIVN, from the coding sequence ATGGCGTTCAAAGGACTTAGGCAGCTACGCCGACTACTGAGATACCTGTCGAACAGGAAGGTAGAGTTTACTGTAGCCATGGTACTTGTTATACTAATGTCCTATACAAACAGTATAGTTCCCGTTCTTATTCGAGGTGCTATAGACTATGGCATAATCAAACACAACATAGATAACGCGTTAATCTACGGTGGCCTCATAATTTTAGCCGGGATCCTTAACGGTATATTCAGCTTCTCAGCCAGGTTCTTCCAGGTGAGAGCATCTCAAGACGCTGTGTACAGGCTCCGAATGGATACCTTCAGGGCTATACAACGGCAAAACATGGAGTTTTTTGACAAAACACTAGTAGGCCAGCTAATATCTAGAGTCACGAATGACGCTGAGAGAATAACAGGGTTCCTAAGCTTTAGAATGCGTATGCTAGTATACTCATCCTTCTTAGTAGTAATTAGCCTGTACTATATGTACACGATGAGTTCGAAGCTAGCATTGATCGCTGTAATCACGATCCTTATAGTCATGTCTCTAAACGCGGTATATGCTCGTAAGGTCAGGCCAATATATGATAAAGTCAGGCATCAGACGGGTGTACTTGCAGGTGAGTCGACAAGCTCTATCGCAGGTATTAAGACGGTAAAAGCACTGGCGGTTGAAAACTATATCTTTGGGAAATTCGGTGGCGAGAACCGGGGATTATACCAGCTTAACGTGGATGCCGCGAGAATATCCTCGCTATATGGGAATAGTCCATTCCTAATCATAGGCTTAGCCATGAGTGCCATGCTCTTCTATGGTGGAGAAGCCATAATAGCTAGTACTCTAACAGTAGGAGAGTTAACAGCGTTCCTAACGTATATGTTGGTGATGATGTGGCCTCTTAGGGCTCTTGGATTCATAATAGGAGATATGCAGAGAACGCTAGCAGCAGCTAATAGGCTCTTTGAGATTATAGATACTGCACCGGCTGTTATTGACTCACCGGATGCCGTTGAACTGGGCAATATTAAAGGAGAGATACTGTTTGACGGTGTATGGTTCTCTTATCCCGCTGGTAAGAAAGTACTTCAGGGCATTACATTCAAAGTCAAACCCGGGGAAAAACTACTCATAACAGGTCCACCTGGCACTGGTAAAAGTACGATACTGAAGCTTATAGCGAGACTTTACACCCCCACGAAAGGTAAAATCCTCCTAGACGGCATTGAGCTTAGCAGGGTAAAACAGGAGAGCCTTAGGAAAATAATTGCATATGTCCCGCAGGAACCATTTATTTTCAATAGGAGCCTAAGGGAAAATATCTCTCTAGCTAAACCGGATGCATCACTGGATGAAATAATGAACGCCGCTAGTATAGCTAAGATACATGAATTCATTAAAAAATTACCTAACGGTTATGATGCTATCGTAGGTGAAAGGGGGATAACTCTAAGCGGTGGGCAGAGGCAGAGAATAGCTATTGCAAGGGCGTTACTAGCTAATCCGAAGCTTATCCTCTTAGATGACCCTGTATCAAACCTTGATGCCGAGACCGAGGAAGCATTGGTGAATGATCTCAAGGAAATACTTGCAGATAAGACAGCTGTAATCGTCTCACAACGACTGTCTCTAGCGAAGATAGCTGATAGGATTATCGTATTGTCTAGGGGCATGATTGTTGAGGAGGGTAAGCATGAGGAGCTTCTTGCTAGGAAAGGAGTATACTATGAATTATATAAGAGTATGACGGGGGTGGCTAGGATCGTCAACTAA